A section of the Thermoflexus hugenholtzii JAD2 genome encodes:
- a CDS encoding nucleotidyl transferase AbiEii/AbiGii toxin family protein has translation MLKAFFAMPLSRGFVLTGGTALAAFYLFHRISEDLDLFTPNPEDMQDVERGVSDIARREGLTVDLERRSPFFCRAFLFESRDQPPLKVDLVYDPGPWFGSPMEREGIRVDSLENIAANKVTALMSRGEMRDFIDLYFILRETDLDFDHLLILARQKDPGLREFYLAGFIYQQLKRMRALPPLHKPLDPEDFRRFYADLAEALARRSRPDGPGGRGG, from the coding sequence TCGCCATGCCCCTCTCCCGGGGGTTCGTGCTGACCGGTGGGACCGCGCTGGCTGCCTTCTACCTGTTCCATCGGATCAGCGAGGATCTGGATCTTTTCACGCCGAACCCGGAGGATATGCAGGATGTGGAGCGTGGGGTGAGCGACATCGCCCGCCGGGAAGGGCTGACGGTGGATCTCGAGCGCCGCTCGCCCTTTTTCTGTCGCGCCTTCCTCTTCGAGTCCAGGGATCAGCCACCCCTCAAGGTGGATCTGGTGTATGATCCCGGACCCTGGTTTGGCTCCCCCATGGAGCGGGAGGGAATACGGGTGGATTCCCTGGAAAACATCGCGGCCAACAAGGTGACGGCCCTGATGAGCCGTGGCGAGATGCGGGATTTCATCGATCTCTACTTCATTTTGAGGGAGACGGATTTGGATTTCGATCACTTGCTGATCCTGGCTCGTCAGAAGGATCCGGGACTGAGGGAGTTCTATCTGGCGGGCTTCATTTATCAGCAACTGAAACGGATGCGGGCCCTCCCGCCTCTCCACAAGCCTCTGGATCCGGAGGACTTCCGACGGTTCTACGCCGATCTGGCGGAGGCGCTGGCGCGCCGCTCCAGGCCGGATGGTCCTGGAGGACGCGGGGGATGA
- the nuoH gene encoding NADH-quinone oxidoreductase subunit NuoH yields MGPFLLEAAIKSAVLVMLLLTGFAYLTLAERKLVADFQARIGPNRAGPYGLLQPLADAVKLFFKEDFVPAYADRVLFVLAPLITLAPAIMIFAVIPFGPELTLLGYRTRLQLTDVNVGVLYIVAITSISVYGVTLAGWASNNKYALLGGIRAAAQMISYELAMGLAIVSVVLTAGTLQVSGIVEFQRGGWLIFYQPLAAVIFFLTGLAEIKRAPFDLVEAEQELTAGYLTEYSSMKFALFFMAEYVKMIGFSALMATFFLGGYLGPWVDLYPALGVVYFTLKVILLLFLLIWIRATLPRIRYDQLMGLGWKVLLPLALANVMGTAVVIALIG; encoded by the coding sequence ATGGGGCCGTTTCTGCTTGAGGCGGCCATCAAGAGCGCGGTGCTGGTGATGCTCTTGCTCACCGGCTTCGCTTATCTCACCTTGGCCGAGCGCAAACTGGTGGCGGATTTCCAGGCCCGCATCGGGCCGAACCGGGCCGGGCCTTACGGGCTGCTCCAGCCCCTGGCGGACGCCGTCAAGCTGTTCTTCAAGGAGGATTTCGTCCCGGCTTATGCGGATCGGGTCCTGTTTGTCCTGGCCCCCCTGATCACCCTGGCGCCGGCCATCATGATCTTCGCCGTGATCCCCTTCGGGCCGGAGCTCACCCTGTTGGGCTATCGGACCCGGCTGCAGCTGACGGATGTGAACGTGGGGGTGCTTTACATCGTGGCCATCACCTCCATCAGCGTTTACGGGGTCACCCTGGCGGGCTGGGCCTCGAACAACAAATACGCGCTGCTGGGGGGCATCCGGGCGGCGGCCCAGATGATCAGCTACGAGCTGGCGATGGGGTTGGCCATCGTCAGCGTGGTGCTGACCGCGGGCACGTTGCAGGTCAGCGGGATCGTGGAGTTCCAGCGCGGGGGATGGTTGATCTTCTATCAACCCCTGGCGGCGGTCATCTTCTTCCTCACCGGCCTGGCGGAGATCAAGCGGGCTCCCTTTGACCTGGTGGAGGCGGAGCAGGAGCTGACAGCTGGCTATCTGACGGAATACAGCAGCATGAAGTTCGCCCTCTTCTTCATGGCCGAATACGTCAAGATGATCGGCTTCAGCGCCCTGATGGCCACCTTCTTCCTGGGAGGCTACCTGGGGCCCTGGGTGGATCTCTACCCGGCCCTGGGGGTGGTTTACTTTACCCTTAAGGTGATCCTGCTGCTCTTCCTCCTGATCTGGATCCGGGCCACGTTGCCGCGGATCCGCTACGATCAGCTGATGGGGCTGGGCTGGAAGGTGCTTCTGCCCCTGGCGCTGGCCAACGTGATGGGGACGGCGGTGGTGATCGCGCTGATCGGATGA
- the nuoL gene encoding NADH-quinone oxidoreductase subunit L, giving the protein MDALFGWSWLIIAFPLLGFLINLVSTGPTRERTVGIVASAAAAASFGVSVLVFAALLARPAEARLVEVSLYRWAAVPPLAVEVGLRLDPLSTAMALIVTLVGTLIHIYSIGYMAGDPHIRRFFMFLNLFLASMLLLVLADNFLLLFVGWELVGLCSYLLIGFWFEVPYNAWAGRKAFIVNRIGDFGFTVGLLLLFWTFGTFRYGPVFEAVERGTVEAGLLTLITLLLFAGVTGKSAQIPLYVWLPDAMAGPTPVSALIHAATMVTAGVYLIARAHPLFAAAPLTQGVVVVVGAATALWAALIAAGQFDIKRVLAFSTISQLGYMVAAAGAGATTAAIFHLGTHAFFKALLFLGAGSVIHALEHAHHHGGGSGPFDPNDMRRMGGLARRMPTTAWTYGIGAAALAGIPPLAGFWSKDEILNALRGAAGWSALAYGLLLAAAFLTAFYMTRQVWMVFAGAPRSPEAAHAEESPAVMTAPLGIFAFFSIVAGWINAPGLGLLAAWLEPGHPPTFHPEQAALATLIALAGVGAGWAIYRPQAWPAGVEDPLQKALGAFFTALNRKLYVDEVYDALFVRPFQGLAWAVATVVEPYGIDGAVNGLARLVGVAAAWARRWSSGYVRQYGLSVLFGAVFLLLYVLLILR; this is encoded by the coding sequence ATGGACGCGCTGTTCGGGTGGTCGTGGCTGATCATCGCCTTCCCGTTGTTGGGCTTCTTGATCAACTTGGTCTCCACCGGCCCGACGCGAGAGCGCACGGTCGGGATCGTGGCCTCGGCGGCCGCTGCCGCCTCTTTTGGGGTCTCGGTCCTGGTCTTCGCCGCCCTGCTGGCCCGCCCGGCGGAGGCCCGTCTGGTGGAGGTCTCCCTCTACCGCTGGGCAGCCGTCCCGCCGCTCGCGGTCGAGGTGGGGCTTCGCCTCGATCCCCTCTCCACCGCGATGGCGCTGATCGTGACCCTGGTAGGGACGCTGATCCACATCTACTCCATCGGCTACATGGCGGGCGATCCCCACATCCGCCGCTTTTTTATGTTCCTCAACCTCTTCCTGGCCTCGATGCTCCTCCTGGTCCTGGCCGACAACTTCCTTCTCCTCTTCGTGGGCTGGGAGCTGGTGGGGCTCTGTTCGTATCTGCTGATCGGCTTCTGGTTCGAGGTGCCTTACAACGCATGGGCGGGGCGCAAGGCCTTCATCGTGAACCGGATTGGGGACTTCGGGTTCACGGTGGGCCTTCTGCTGCTCTTCTGGACCTTCGGCACGTTCCGCTACGGGCCGGTCTTTGAGGCGGTGGAGCGGGGGACGGTGGAGGCGGGCCTGCTCACACTGATCACGCTGTTGCTTTTTGCGGGGGTGACGGGGAAGAGCGCCCAGATCCCCCTCTATGTCTGGTTGCCCGATGCCATGGCCGGCCCCACGCCGGTCTCCGCCCTGATCCACGCGGCGACCATGGTCACCGCAGGCGTCTATTTGATCGCCCGCGCCCATCCCCTCTTCGCCGCGGCCCCGCTGACCCAAGGCGTGGTGGTCGTGGTGGGGGCGGCCACGGCCCTGTGGGCGGCCCTGATCGCGGCGGGGCAGTTCGATATCAAGCGGGTTCTGGCTTTCTCCACCATTTCCCAGTTGGGCTATATGGTGGCGGCGGCGGGAGCAGGGGCCACCACGGCGGCGATCTTCCACCTGGGCACCCATGCGTTTTTCAAGGCGCTGCTCTTCCTGGGGGCGGGATCGGTGATCCACGCCCTGGAGCACGCGCACCATCACGGTGGGGGATCCGGTCCCTTCGATCCGAACGACATGCGTCGCATGGGCGGCCTGGCCCGGCGGATGCCGACCACCGCCTGGACCTATGGGATCGGGGCGGCGGCCCTGGCCGGGATCCCGCCCCTGGCCGGGTTCTGGAGCAAGGATGAGATCCTGAACGCCCTCCGGGGAGCAGCGGGATGGTCCGCCCTGGCTTACGGGTTGTTGCTCGCCGCAGCCTTCCTCACCGCCTTCTATATGACCCGTCAGGTGTGGATGGTGTTCGCCGGCGCGCCCCGCAGCCCCGAGGCCGCCCACGCCGAGGAGAGCCCGGCGGTGATGACGGCCCCGCTGGGGATCTTCGCCTTCTTCTCCATCGTGGCGGGGTGGATCAACGCCCCCGGCCTGGGCCTGCTCGCCGCCTGGCTGGAGCCAGGGCATCCTCCCACCTTCCATCCCGAGCAGGCCGCCCTGGCCACCCTCATTGCCCTGGCGGGGGTGGGGGCGGGATGGGCGATCTACCGTCCCCAAGCCTGGCCGGCGGGCGTGGAGGATCCCTTGCAGAAGGCCCTCGGCGCCTTCTTCACCGCCCTGAACCGCAAGCTCTACGTGGATGAGGTCTACGATGCGCTGTTCGTCCGCCCCTTCCAGGGGCTGGCGTGGGCGGTGGCGACGGTGGTGGAGCCTTACGGGATCGACGGGGCGGTGAACGGCCTGGCCCGCCTGGTGGGAGTGGCTGCCGCCTGGGCACGCCGCTGGAGCAGCGGCTACGTGCGGCAGTATGGTCTCTCCGTGCTCTTCGGCGCGGTCTTCCTGCTGCTCTACGTGCTGCTCATACTGCGCTGA
- the nuoI gene encoding NADH-quinone oxidoreductase subunit NuoI, which translates to MVAELLRGLLTTLQEFLQTNLRGPVTYPYPEVRRPLRTRFKGVHELRRYSNGLERCIGCALCAAACPADAIYVEAGENTDEERYSPGERYARVYEINLLRCIFCGYCEDACPTNAIVLTDKIPPAGYTRESFIVTKAQLLVPPPPGVPGTPQRTTDPALRTRSIWEEGLVNEPV; encoded by the coding sequence ATGGTGGCGGAGCTGTTGCGAGGTTTGCTGACCACGTTGCAGGAGTTCCTGCAGACCAACCTGCGGGGCCCGGTGACCTATCCTTACCCAGAGGTGCGGCGGCCCCTGCGCACGCGCTTCAAGGGGGTTCACGAGCTGCGGCGCTACAGCAACGGCCTGGAGCGCTGCATCGGCTGCGCCCTCTGCGCCGCAGCCTGCCCGGCCGATGCCATCTACGTGGAGGCGGGGGAGAACACCGACGAGGAGCGCTACTCGCCGGGGGAGCGCTACGCCCGCGTTTACGAGATCAACCTGCTGCGGTGCATCTTCTGCGGATACTGTGAGGACGCCTGCCCGACCAATGCTATCGTGCTGACGGATAAGATCCCGCCGGCCGGCTACACCCGGGAGTCGTTCATCGTGACCAAGGCGCAGCTGCTGGTGCCGCCGCCCCCCGGGGTCCCGGGCACCCCTCAGCGGACCACGGACCCGGCCCTGCGCACGCGCTCCATCTGGGAGGAGGGGCTGGTCAACGAGCCGGTGTGA
- a CDS encoding NADH-quinone oxidoreductase subunit J, which yields MGELISFYVLAGVAVATALAMVLTRNAVHSALFLVLNLITVAIFYLLLNAPFVAMVQIAVYAGAVMVLFLFVIMMLGAERVGGAIGLRTQIPLAVGLGIVLVGGALFAFLQAPAGLAPAGSPPAPLGDPAAIGARLLTTHVLPFEITSILLLIAMVGVVVLARDLRSGG from the coding sequence TTGGGGGAGCTGATCTCGTTCTATGTGCTGGCTGGGGTCGCGGTGGCCACCGCTCTGGCGATGGTCCTCACCCGAAACGCGGTGCACAGCGCCCTGTTCCTGGTGCTGAACCTGATCACCGTGGCGATCTTCTATTTGCTCCTGAACGCCCCCTTCGTGGCGATGGTGCAGATCGCGGTCTACGCCGGGGCGGTGATGGTTCTCTTCCTTTTCGTGATCATGATGCTCGGGGCGGAGCGGGTGGGCGGGGCCATCGGTCTGCGCACCCAGATCCCTCTGGCCGTCGGTCTGGGGATCGTCCTGGTCGGGGGGGCGCTGTTCGCTTTTCTCCAGGCGCCGGCCGGGCTGGCCCCCGCCGGGAGCCCGCCGGCTCCCCTGGGGGATCCGGCCGCCATCGGAGCGCGGCTGTTGACGACCCATGTGCTTCCTTTCGAGATCACCTCCATCCTGTTGCTCATCGCCATGGTCGGGGTGGTGGTGCTGGCCCGGGATCTGCGATCAGGAGGCTGA
- the nuoK gene encoding NADH-quinone oxidoreductase subunit NuoK — protein MVTLTHYLALSALLFGIGAVGFLIQRNALIVFMCVELMLNAAALAFVAASRYRGLLEGQMAVFFVLTVAAAEVAVGLALMVAIFRTRQTTNVDELRSLKG, from the coding sequence ATGGTCACCCTGACCCACTATCTGGCCCTCAGCGCGCTGCTTTTCGGCATCGGGGCGGTGGGGTTCCTGATCCAGCGGAACGCCCTGATCGTGTTTATGTGCGTGGAGCTGATGCTGAACGCGGCCGCTTTGGCCTTCGTGGCCGCCTCGCGGTATCGCGGCCTGCTGGAGGGGCAGATGGCCGTCTTCTTCGTGTTGACGGTGGCTGCGGCTGAGGTGGCGGTGGGCCTGGCCTTGATGGTAGCGATCTTCCGCACCCGGCAGACCACGAATGTGGACGAGCTGCGCAGCCTGAAAGGCTGA
- the nuoG gene encoding NADH-quinone oxidoreductase subunit NuoG, translating into MAGTVRILIDDRPIEVPAGTLVVDAAKQAGIDIPVFCYHPKLEPAGMCRMCLVEVGTIQVDPNTRQPLRDEEGRPVVRWMPRLQTACTTRVVEGMVVRTNTLQVREAQRAVLEFLLTSHPLDCPICDKGGECPLQNLTMRYGPAESRFDYWDKMHQEKRVPLGDLIILDRERCILCGRCIRFQEEIADDPVLGFSDRGRGMEIITFSDPPFASYFSGNTTDICPVGALTTTDFRFRARPWEMTPIPSVCPHCPVGCNITLDVRISARKGGWDILRVMPRQHEEVNEIWICDKGRFVHHFATAEDRLRQPLARRNGELVPVSWEEALTRVAEAMRQAGSRAAGIVGDRLPNEDLYLFRRLFAEVLGSSWITMDPPITGAEWVARYGVGVGTDFGRMGPGSLIVVMAGDLEEEAPVWFLRVRGAVRRGARLIVAGGRPQKAERYADPILRYRYGTEALVLIGALRVLFEEDRIAPEARPRLDGVEALRKAVMGYSLDEIGRRSGVPREALQAFARAVAEARDVVFLFGREGVFDEEALVGLAADLLALTGHVGRAQNGLLPLWPHGNTQGALDFIGVQPLPEEVPFLYVVGADPLGDGRPMPRAGFLVVQDLFLTETARLADVVLPAQSWAERDGTFTSAERRVQRFYKAIPAQGEARADWEIFTALARRLGAGWLYLTPEAVMDEIARALPRYAGMDYEALAWTRPQWPPVGTSRDLYFGGTARPNTGGLGRVWPTEAELPQARWPLAWKAPTIPSEEAVLVVPVRRLYDEGTLIGRTPHLRNRMVPPAARAHPETAARLGLRDGQSVLLPVNGGGIPLRVELDAAVPAGVILAPASRIGRTGILEGLPVALRVEVGDGAVSA; encoded by the coding sequence ATGGCCGGAACGGTGCGGATCCTGATCGATGATCGACCCATCGAGGTGCCGGCCGGCACCCTGGTGGTGGACGCGGCCAAGCAGGCCGGGATCGATATTCCGGTGTTCTGTTACCATCCCAAGCTCGAGCCGGCCGGGATGTGCCGGATGTGCCTGGTGGAAGTGGGGACGATCCAGGTGGACCCGAACACCCGGCAGCCCCTCCGGGATGAAGAGGGACGGCCGGTGGTGCGCTGGATGCCCCGCCTTCAGACCGCCTGCACCACCCGGGTCGTCGAGGGCATGGTGGTGCGGACGAACACCCTCCAGGTCCGGGAGGCCCAGCGGGCGGTCCTGGAGTTCCTGCTCACCAGCCATCCGCTGGATTGTCCGATCTGCGACAAGGGCGGGGAATGTCCCCTCCAGAACCTCACGATGCGTTACGGCCCCGCTGAGTCCCGCTTCGATTACTGGGATAAGATGCACCAGGAGAAGCGGGTGCCCCTGGGCGATCTGATCATCCTGGATCGGGAGCGGTGCATCCTGTGCGGCCGCTGCATCCGCTTCCAGGAGGAGATCGCCGACGACCCGGTGCTGGGGTTCTCGGACCGCGGGCGGGGAATGGAGATCATCACGTTCTCGGACCCTCCCTTCGCCAGTTACTTCTCCGGCAACACCACGGACATCTGTCCGGTGGGGGCGCTGACCACCACGGACTTCCGGTTCCGCGCCCGGCCCTGGGAGATGACGCCGATCCCCAGCGTCTGTCCGCACTGCCCGGTGGGTTGCAACATCACCCTGGACGTTCGGATCTCGGCCCGCAAGGGCGGATGGGACATCCTGCGGGTGATGCCGCGCCAGCACGAGGAGGTCAACGAGATCTGGATCTGCGACAAGGGCCGCTTCGTCCATCACTTCGCCACCGCGGAGGACCGCCTCCGCCAGCCCCTGGCGCGGCGGAACGGGGAGCTGGTCCCCGTCTCCTGGGAGGAAGCCCTGACGCGCGTGGCGGAGGCCATGCGGCAGGCGGGGTCCCGGGCGGCCGGGATCGTCGGGGATCGCTTGCCGAACGAAGATCTCTACCTGTTCCGCCGGCTGTTTGCGGAGGTGCTGGGTTCCTCCTGGATCACGATGGACCCGCCGATCACCGGTGCCGAGTGGGTGGCCCGCTACGGCGTGGGGGTGGGCACGGACTTCGGACGGATGGGCCCCGGGAGCCTGATCGTGGTGATGGCGGGCGACCTGGAGGAGGAGGCCCCGGTCTGGTTCCTGCGGGTCCGAGGGGCGGTGCGCCGCGGGGCCCGGCTGATCGTGGCCGGCGGCCGCCCGCAGAAGGCCGAGCGCTATGCGGATCCCATCCTCCGCTATCGATATGGGACCGAGGCGCTGGTGCTCATCGGGGCGCTTCGGGTGCTCTTCGAGGAGGACCGCATCGCCCCCGAGGCGCGGCCCCGCCTGGACGGGGTGGAGGCCCTGCGGAAGGCGGTGATGGGGTATTCCCTGGACGAGATCGGTCGGCGGAGCGGCGTCCCGCGGGAGGCCCTGCAGGCCTTCGCCCGGGCGGTGGCGGAGGCGCGGGACGTGGTGTTCCTCTTCGGGCGAGAGGGGGTTTTCGACGAGGAGGCCCTCGTCGGGCTGGCGGCGGATCTGCTGGCGTTGACCGGTCATGTGGGCCGGGCCCAGAACGGGCTGTTGCCCCTCTGGCCTCACGGCAACACTCAGGGGGCCCTGGACTTCATCGGCGTGCAGCCCCTTCCGGAGGAGGTCCCCTTCCTATACGTGGTCGGCGCGGATCCCCTGGGGGATGGCCGGCCGATGCCCCGGGCGGGGTTCCTGGTGGTGCAGGATCTCTTCCTCACCGAGACGGCCCGCCTTGCCGATGTGGTGCTCCCGGCCCAATCGTGGGCCGAGCGGGATGGCACGTTCACCAGCGCGGAGCGGCGGGTGCAGCGGTTCTACAAGGCCATCCCGGCGCAGGGGGAGGCCCGGGCGGACTGGGAGATCTTCACCGCCCTGGCCCGCCGGCTGGGTGCGGGCTGGCTCTACCTCACCCCGGAGGCCGTAATGGATGAGATCGCCCGCGCTCTCCCCCGCTATGCCGGGATGGATTACGAGGCCCTGGCCTGGACCCGGCCCCAATGGCCGCCGGTGGGCACGTCGCGGGATCTTTACTTTGGTGGGACGGCGCGGCCGAACACCGGGGGCTTAGGCCGGGTCTGGCCGACGGAGGCGGAGCTTCCCCAGGCCCGCTGGCCGCTGGCCTGGAAGGCTCCCACTATCCCCTCCGAGGAGGCCGTGCTCGTGGTGCCGGTCCGCCGGCTTTACGACGAGGGGACGCTGATCGGGCGCACGCCGCACCTGCGGAACCGGATGGTCCCGCCGGCGGCGCGGGCGCATCCGGAGACGGCCGCGCGGTTGGGCCTGCGGGACGGGCAATCGGTCCTCCTGCCGGTGAACGGAGGCGGCATCCCCCTCCGGGTGGAGCTGGATGCCGCGGTTCCGGCTGGGGTGATCCTGGCCCCGGCCTCCCGAATTGGGCGGACGGGCATCCTGGAGGGGCTCCCGGTGGCGTTGCGCGTGGAGGTGGGGGATGGGGCCGTTTCTGCTTGA